A window of Primulina huaijiensis isolate GDHJ02 chromosome 9, ASM1229523v2, whole genome shotgun sequence contains these coding sequences:
- the LOC140983861 gene encoding uncharacterized protein, with amino-acid sequence MPPRRAASTDRQEDTSGGGRGPPPPPPPPPGDAATRVLEGIARIMEQVQQAPRPKTDIYEKFRRLNPKKFGGTTDLCGGGLDSILGATLSVLGYKGWRPVQEIFFNKHFPPDVGCRLTREFTSLRQGDSSVAEFIRKLYRGCHFVPLIARDAAQKALRDIDFKMQSKRHQTQASTQPQKKQYSGPLRQQGQQKTQGHFKRPGQQRPPQAQGAPKPERGPPCKQCNKLHYGKCMWGTFRCFICKEEGHKAADCPRNQGPTTSRAYVMHAEEVEAEPDSTLITDRIYISGVATYALLDSGATHSFISESFVKRLGIIPEAMDLGFRVSIPSEDQIFTSQIVKRLELRLQKNAVQADLIVLPLPEFDIILGMD; translated from the exons atgcctcccagacgcgcTGCCAGTACAGACCGTCAGGAGGATACTTCAGGAGGTGGTAGAGgcccacctccacctccaccaccaccgccagGAGACGCAGCTACCCGTGTACTAGAGGGTATTGCCAGGATTATGGAGCAGGTGCAGCAGGCTCCCCGACCCAAGACCGACATCTATGAGAAGTTCAGACGGCTCAACCCGAAGAAGTTCGGGGGCACCACGGATCTTTGTGGcggagggttggattcgatccTCGGAGCTACACTTTCAGTACTTGGATATAAGGGATGGCGACCTGTTCAG GAGATCTTCTTCAACAAGCATTTCCCACCAGATGTCGGGTGCCGCCTAACGAGGGAGTTTACGAGTCTCCGACAGGGGGACTCGTCGGTAGCAGAATTCATCCGAAAGTTGTACAGGGgatgtcactttgtgccccttattgcGAGAGACGCTGCACAgaag GCACTGAGGGACATTGATTTTAAGATGCAGAGTAAGAGGCATCAGACTCAGGCTAGCACACAGCCGCAGAAGAAGCAGTATTCGGGGCCACTGAGGCAGCAGGGGCAGCAGAAGACTCAGGGTCATTTCAAGAGGCCGGGACAGCAGAGGCCACCTCAGGCACAAGGGGCTCCTAAGCCGGAGAGAGGACCGCCGTGCAAACAGTGCAACAAACTTCACTATGGCAAGTGTATGTGGGGGACTTTCAGGTGCTTCATATGTAAAGAAGAGGGTCATAAAGCAGCTGACTGCCCGAGGAATCAGGGCCCCACTACTAGCAGGGCCTACgtgatgcatgccgaggaggtAGAAGCCGAGCCAGACTCCACGTTGATCACCG ATaggatatatatttcaggtgtagccacgTATGCATTACTAGACTCCGGAGCTACACATTCGTTTATATCCGAATCTTTTGTCaagcgactaggaatcataccagAGGCGATGGATTTGGGTTTTAGAGTATCGATTCCATCCGAGGATCAGATATTTACCTCACAGATAgtgaagagattggagcttcggttACAGAAGAATGCGGTGCAGGCAGATTTGATCGTGCTACCGTTGCCGGAGTTCGACATCATTTTGGGTATGGACTGA